From Rhodopseudomonas palustris, a single genomic window includes:
- a CDS encoding DUF3572 domain-containing protein, translating to MRKRLQDPRQAAEIVAIQALSFIAGDPERLGLFLAETGIGPETLRSSAADPQFLISVLNFVLREDATAKAFADSVHLHPTNVAAALQVLEDKPWERDTP from the coding sequence ATGCGAAAGCGTCTTCAAGATCCCCGCCAAGCGGCTGAAATCGTGGCGATTCAAGCGCTGTCCTTCATTGCCGGAGATCCCGAGCGACTCGGCCTGTTTCTGGCCGAGACCGGGATCGGCCCGGAGACGCTGCGCAGTTCCGCCGCCGATCCGCAGTTCCTGATCAGCGTGCTGAACTTCGTGCTGCGCGAGGATGCCACTGCCAAAGCCTTCGCCGACTCGGTCCACCTCCACCCCACCAACGTCGCAGCAGCGCTCCAGGTCCTCGAGGACAAGCCGTGGGAGCGCGACACGCCGTGA
- a CDS encoding MFS transporter — translation MSAGLTLAMAAAAGIGVANIYYNQPMLGVIERDLGSPALTGMIPTATQLGYAVGLFLLVPLGDLTDRRRLIAGQFVLLAVAAALVALAPSAWLIIAASLALGACATVAQQVVPFAAALAAPERRGKTIGLVMAGLLCGILLSRTVAGFVAGHLGWREMFWLAVPAALAAAALMAWLLPRHHGHLDIGYGAALKSLASLWRQQPDLRRATAVQAALFASFSVFWTVLALHLQEPHFGLGAEAAGLFGLVGVVGVLAAPISGRIADRRGPGPVIAIGAALVLASWGLFGLSGSIAGLLIGVVVLDFGLQGALISNQHIVYALAPEARNRLNTVFMTGVFIGGSIGSAGAAFAWAHGGWTVVSLYGGGLAAIALLLELTARWSRR, via the coding sequence ATGAGCGCCGGGTTGACGCTGGCGATGGCCGCGGCCGCCGGCATCGGCGTCGCCAACATCTATTACAACCAGCCGATGCTCGGGGTGATCGAGCGCGATCTCGGCAGCCCGGCGCTGACCGGGATGATTCCGACCGCAACCCAGCTCGGCTATGCGGTCGGCCTGTTCCTGCTGGTGCCGCTCGGCGATCTGACCGACCGGCGGCGGCTGATCGCCGGCCAGTTCGTGCTGCTGGCTGTCGCGGCCGCGCTGGTGGCGCTGGCGCCGTCGGCCTGGCTGATCATCGCCGCGTCGCTGGCGCTCGGCGCCTGCGCCACCGTGGCGCAGCAGGTGGTGCCGTTCGCCGCCGCGCTGGCGGCGCCGGAGCGGCGTGGCAAGACGATCGGGTTGGTGATGGCGGGGCTGTTGTGCGGCATCCTGCTGAGCCGGACCGTGGCAGGCTTCGTCGCCGGTCATCTCGGTTGGCGCGAGATGTTCTGGCTGGCGGTCCCGGCGGCGCTCGCCGCCGCGGCGCTGATGGCGTGGCTGCTGCCTCGCCATCACGGCCACCTCGATATCGGCTATGGCGCCGCGTTGAAATCGCTGGCGTCGCTGTGGCGCCAGCAGCCGGATCTGCGGCGCGCAACCGCGGTGCAGGCCGCACTGTTCGCCTCCTTCAGCGTGTTCTGGACCGTGCTGGCGCTGCATCTGCAGGAGCCGCACTTCGGACTCGGCGCTGAAGCCGCGGGCCTGTTCGGCCTGGTCGGTGTGGTCGGCGTACTGGCGGCGCCGATCTCCGGCCGGATCGCCGATCGACGCGGACCTGGACCGGTGATCGCGATCGGCGCAGCGCTGGTGCTGGCGTCGTGGGGGCTGTTCGGACTTTCGGGAAGCATCGCCGGACTGCTGATCGGCGTGGTGGTGCTGGATTTCGGCCTGCAGGGCGCGCTGATCTCCAACCAGCACATCGTCTACGCGCTGGCGCCGGAGGCGCGAAACCGGCTCAACACCGTGTTCATGACCGGAGTGTTCATCGGCGGATCGATCGGCTCGGCCGGTGCCGCCTTCGCCTGGGCGCACGGCGGCTGGACGGTGGTGAGCCTCTACGGCGGCGGGTTGGCGGCGATTGCCTTGCTGCTGGAACTAACGGCACGGTGGTCGCGCCGTTAG
- a CDS encoding PleD family two-component system response regulator, producing MSARILVVDDIPANVKLLEDRLSAEYFDVITASNGVEALEICQRAECDIVLLDVMMPDMDGFEVCRRLKANPKTHFIPVVMVTALDSPADRVRGLEAGADDFLTKPVSDVVLIARVRSLTRLKMMTDELRMRAITSLEIGMQAPEREAVADQGKGGRILLVDDRPSSYERLAPLLSAEHDVDVETNPSEALFHAAEGNYDLLIVSLGLENFDGLRLCSQARSLERTRHVPILAIADAENNARLLRGLEIGVNDYLLRPVDKNELMARARTQIRRRRYTDHLRDNVQHSIEMAITDGLTGLHNRRYMESHLATLAEQASARGKPLALMILDIDFFKSINDSYGHDAGDDVLREFALRIKKSIRGIDLACRYGGEEFVIVMPETDLHVAQMVAERLRRAIAGEPFAVEKGTRRIEVTISIGLSTLERKGEPIPDLLKRADTALYRAKHDGRNRVVAAAA from the coding sequence GTGTCAGCGCGTATCTTGGTGGTCGACGACATTCCGGCGAACGTCAAGCTGCTCGAAGACCGGCTGTCGGCGGAATATTTCGACGTCATCACCGCGTCGAACGGCGTCGAGGCGCTGGAGATCTGCCAGCGCGCCGAATGCGACATCGTGCTGCTCGACGTGATGATGCCGGACATGGACGGCTTCGAAGTCTGTCGCCGGCTGAAGGCGAACCCCAAGACGCATTTCATCCCGGTGGTAATGGTGACGGCGCTCGACAGCCCGGCCGATCGGGTGCGCGGCCTCGAGGCCGGCGCCGACGATTTCCTCACCAAGCCGGTGTCCGACGTCGTGCTGATCGCGCGGGTGCGATCGCTGACCCGGCTGAAGATGATGACCGACGAACTGCGGATGCGGGCGATCACCTCGCTCGAAATCGGCATGCAGGCGCCTGAGCGTGAAGCGGTCGCGGATCAAGGGAAGGGCGGCCGCATCCTGCTGGTCGACGACCGGCCGTCGTCCTACGAACGGCTTGCGCCGCTGCTCAGCGCCGAGCACGACGTCGACGTCGAGACCAATCCGTCGGAGGCGCTGTTCCACGCTGCAGAAGGCAATTACGACCTGCTGATCGTGTCGCTCGGGCTGGAGAATTTCGACGGGCTCCGGCTGTGCAGCCAGGCGCGCTCGCTGGAGCGCACCCGGCACGTGCCGATCCTCGCCATCGCCGATGCCGAAAACAACGCGCGGCTGCTGCGCGGGCTCGAAATCGGCGTCAATGATTATCTGCTGCGGCCGGTCGACAAGAACGAATTGATGGCGCGGGCGCGGACCCAGATCCGGCGCCGCCGTTACACCGATCATCTGCGCGACAACGTGCAGCATTCGATCGAGATGGCGATCACCGACGGCCTCACCGGGCTGCACAACCGGCGCTACATGGAAAGCCATCTGGCGACACTGGCGGAGCAGGCGAGCGCGCGCGGCAAGCCGCTGGCGCTGATGATCCTCGACATCGACTTTTTCAAGTCGATCAACGACAGCTACGGCCACGATGCCGGCGACGACGTGCTGCGCGAGTTCGCGCTGAGGATCAAGAAGTCGATCCGCGGCATCGATCTCGCTTGCCGTTACGGCGGCGAGGAGTTCGTGATCGTGATGCCGGAGACCGATCTGCACGTCGCCCAGATGGTGGCCGAGCGGCTGCGCCGCGCCATCGCCGGCGAGCCGTTCGCGGTCGAGAAGGGCACCCGACGCATCGAAGTCACGATTTCGATCGGGCTGTCGACGCTGGAGCGCAAGGGCGAGCCGATCCCCGACCTGCTGAAACGCGCCGACACCGCGCTGTATCGCGCCAAGCACGATGGCCGCAACCGCGTGGTCGCGGCGGCCGCGTAA
- a CDS encoding RidA family protein, whose product MTGVIEQKLTAQGIVLHEPASPVANYVGFVRTGNLLVVSGQVCFDAEGKLVAKGKLGADVSIEQGNAAARACAINLLAQLKAALGDLDKVVRVVRLGGFINSTPDFVDGPKVMNGASDLMVAAFGDKGRHARTTVGVASLPADAAVEVEGLFEVA is encoded by the coding sequence ATGACCGGGGTGATCGAGCAGAAACTGACCGCGCAGGGCATCGTGTTGCACGAGCCGGCGAGCCCGGTCGCCAACTACGTCGGCTTCGTCCGCACCGGCAATCTGCTGGTGGTATCGGGGCAGGTCTGCTTCGACGCCGAAGGCAAGCTGGTCGCCAAGGGCAAACTCGGTGCCGACGTCTCGATCGAACAGGGCAACGCTGCCGCGCGGGCCTGCGCGATCAATCTGCTGGCGCAGCTCAAGGCCGCGCTCGGCGATCTCGACAAGGTGGTGCGCGTGGTGCGGCTCGGCGGCTTCATCAACTCGACGCCGGATTTCGTCGACGGACCCAAGGTGATGAACGGCGCCTCCGACCTGATGGTCGCCGCCTTCGGCGACAAGGGCCGCCACGCCCGCACCACGGTCGGCGTCGCTTCGCTGCCGGCCGATGCGGCGGTCGAGGTCGAGGGCCTGTTCGAAGTCGCCTGA
- a CDS encoding cell envelope integrity EipB family protein has translation MPVSRQTTRSSRGLLAIVAALAISTGSAAVAGPAINFLPHQALYDLSLLKTRNNASVSTVRGRILYNFSGNACEGYTSDFRQVSEIESGEGKNTLSDLRSSSWEDAAGKSYRFKIGTRMDDSKESDVDGIAERTGDHITVKLKQPVQKTFQLDGATVFPTEQIERIIEAARAGKSLLNLSVYDGSDNGEKVYNTLTVIGQPIKGDGAAASPDPSINDEAMKAMTRWPVTVSYYDRDAKANAGEQTPVYAMSFELYENGVSRSLVLDYNDFVLAGAMGKLEVKASKPCK, from the coding sequence ATGCCCGTGTCACGACAGACGACGCGATCGAGCCGGGGACTGCTCGCAATCGTGGCAGCGCTCGCCATCTCCACCGGATCGGCGGCGGTTGCCGGTCCGGCGATCAACTTTCTGCCGCATCAGGCGCTGTACGATCTCAGCCTTCTGAAAACCCGCAACAACGCCTCGGTCAGTACGGTACGCGGTCGCATCCTGTACAACTTCTCGGGCAATGCCTGCGAAGGCTACACCTCGGATTTTCGCCAGGTGTCGGAGATCGAAAGCGGCGAGGGCAAGAACACGCTGAGCGACCTGCGTTCGTCGAGCTGGGAGGACGCCGCCGGCAAGAGCTATCGGTTCAAGATCGGCACCCGGATGGACGACTCCAAGGAGAGCGACGTCGACGGCATCGCCGAGCGCACCGGTGACCACATTACGGTGAAGCTGAAGCAGCCGGTGCAGAAGACATTCCAGCTCGACGGCGCCACGGTTTTTCCGACCGAGCAGATCGAACGCATCATCGAAGCCGCGCGCGCCGGCAAGTCGCTGCTGAACCTGTCGGTCTACGACGGCTCGGACAACGGCGAGAAGGTGTACAACACCTTGACGGTGATCGGACAGCCGATCAAAGGCGACGGCGCAGCCGCTTCGCCCGACCCGTCGATCAACGACGAGGCGATGAAGGCGATGACCCGCTGGCCGGTGACGGTGAGCTATTACGATCGCGACGCCAAGGCCAATGCCGGCGAACAGACGCCGGTGTACGCGATGTCGTTCGAACTCTACGAGAACGGCGTGTCGCGCTCGCTGGTGCTCGACTACAACGACTTTGTGCTCGCCGGCGCGATGGGCAAGCTCGAGGTCAAGGCGAGCAAGCCGTGTAAGTAG
- a CDS encoding DNA polymerase IV, which translates to MSGGEPGTRNTPGFCRDCLADQRAEARRCTACGSPRLVRHRSLGALSLAHIDCDAFYATVEKRDNPELADKPVIVGGGKRGVVSAACYIARTFGVRSAMPMFKALALCPSAAVVRPDMAKYVRVGREVRQAMRALTPLVEPLSIDEAFLDLAGTERMHGMIPAKVLAKFAREVERDIGVTVSVGLSCNKFLAKIASDLDKPRGFAALDQDEAREMLAPRPVGFIFGVGPATASRLASRGFRIIADLQRADEIEMMRQFGDEGRRLWRLARGIDERKVVPDRGAKSISNETTFEDDIRDQATLEKILWRLSEKVSARLKSAALSGSTITLKLKTADFRQRTRAQTIHAPTQMANRIFSVSREMLSKEIDGTAFRLIGTGVSALTEQTGPIEDDMLDRRSAHAERAIDDLRKKFGDAAVIRGIAFDRVQKPQG; encoded by the coding sequence GTGAGCGGCGGCGAACCGGGCACGCGGAACACGCCCGGCTTCTGCCGGGATTGCCTCGCCGACCAGCGCGCCGAGGCACGACGCTGCACGGCCTGCGGGTCGCCGCGCCTCGTCCGGCACCGGTCGCTGGGGGCGTTGTCGCTCGCCCACATCGATTGCGACGCGTTCTACGCGACGGTGGAGAAGCGCGACAATCCGGAGCTGGCCGACAAGCCGGTGATCGTCGGCGGCGGCAAGCGCGGCGTGGTGTCGGCCGCCTGCTACATCGCCCGCACCTTCGGGGTGCGCTCGGCGATGCCGATGTTCAAGGCGCTGGCGCTGTGCCCATCGGCGGCGGTGGTGCGACCCGACATGGCGAAGTATGTCCGGGTCGGACGCGAGGTGCGGCAGGCGATGCGGGCGCTGACGCCGCTGGTCGAGCCGCTGTCGATCGACGAGGCGTTCCTCGATCTGGCCGGCACCGAGCGGATGCACGGCATGATCCCCGCCAAGGTGCTGGCGAAATTCGCTCGCGAGGTCGAGCGCGACATCGGCGTCACGGTGTCGGTCGGACTGTCGTGCAACAAGTTCCTGGCCAAGATCGCCTCCGATCTCGACAAGCCGCGCGGCTTCGCCGCACTCGATCAGGACGAGGCCCGCGAGATGCTGGCGCCGCGGCCGGTCGGCTTCATCTTCGGCGTCGGCCCGGCGACGGCATCGCGGCTGGCAAGCCGCGGATTCCGAATCATCGCCGACCTGCAGCGCGCCGACGAGATCGAGATGATGCGGCAGTTCGGCGACGAAGGCCGGCGGCTGTGGCGGCTGGCGCGCGGCATCGACGAACGCAAGGTGGTGCCCGATCGCGGCGCCAAATCGATTTCCAACGAGACCACCTTCGAGGACGACATTCGTGACCAGGCGACGCTGGAGAAGATCCTGTGGCGGCTGTCGGAAAAGGTGTCGGCCCGGCTGAAGAGCGCCGCCCTCTCGGGCTCGACCATCACATTGAAGCTGAAGACCGCCGACTTCCGCCAGCGCACTCGGGCGCAGACGATCCATGCCCCGACCCAGATGGCGAACCGGATCTTCTCGGTGTCGCGCGAGATGCTGAGCAAGGAAATCGACGGCACCGCGTTCCGGCTGATCGGAACCGGGGTCAGCGCCCTCACCGAACAGACCGGGCCGATTGAGGACGACATGCTCGATCGCCGCTCCGCTCACGCCGAACGCGCGATCGATGATCTGCGCAAGAAATTCGGCGACGCCGCCGTGATCCGCGGCATCGCGTTCGATCGGGTGCAGAAGCCGCAGGGCTGA
- a CDS encoding type II toxin-antitoxin system HigB family toxin has translation MQKAAPRAKVLNSERVRFEIAGGNFRLVAAFDFRRQSRL, from the coding sequence GTGCAAAAGGCAGCACCGAGGGCGAAGGTGCTCAATAGCGAGCGCGTCAGATTCGAGATCGCTGGCGGCAATTTTCGATTGGTGGCCGCGTTCGATTTTCGTCGTCAGTCGCGTTTGTGA
- a CDS encoding response regulator produces MAKTVLIVEDNELNMKLFRDLLEAHGYQTAGTSNGYEALDLVRKLRPDLILMDIQLPQVSGLEVTRWIKDDAELRHIPVVAVTAFAMKGDEERIREGGCEAYLSKPISVGKFIETVRRFIG; encoded by the coding sequence ATGGCGAAAACCGTCCTGATCGTCGAAGACAACGAGCTCAATATGAAGCTCTTTCGCGACCTGCTGGAGGCCCATGGCTACCAGACGGCGGGAACGAGCAACGGATACGAAGCCCTCGACCTGGTTCGTAAGCTGCGCCCCGACCTGATCCTGATGGACATCCAGTTGCCCCAGGTGTCCGGGCTGGAAGTCACCCGCTGGATCAAGGACGATGCCGAACTCCGTCACATTCCGGTGGTAGCCGTCACGGCCTTCGCGATGAAGGGCGACGAGGAGCGAATCCGCGAAGGCGGTTGCGAAGCCTATTTGTCCAAGCCGATCTCGGTCGGCAAGTTCATCGAGACCGTCCGGCGGTTCATCGGCTAG
- a CDS encoding DUF983 domain-containing protein, giving the protein MTTLSREPIVWPPQSAPSQQRNVWQAMWRGFRGRCPNCGEGRMFRAFLKTADRCDQCGQDFTGHRADDLPAYLVIVIVGHVVVPLALSIETHYAPPVMLQLAIYLPFTLLASLLLLQPVKGAVVGLQWAFRMHGFDETNPDH; this is encoded by the coding sequence ATGACCACGCTGTCACGCGAGCCGATCGTCTGGCCTCCGCAATCTGCGCCGTCGCAGCAGCGCAACGTCTGGCAGGCGATGTGGCGCGGTTTCCGCGGCCGCTGCCCGAACTGCGGCGAAGGCCGGATGTTCCGCGCGTTCCTCAAGACCGCCGACCGCTGCGACCAATGCGGCCAGGATTTCACCGGGCACCGCGCCGACGACCTCCCCGCTTATCTGGTGATCGTTATCGTCGGCCATGTCGTGGTGCCGCTCGCGCTGTCGATCGAGACCCATTACGCGCCGCCGGTGATGCTTCAGCTCGCGATCTACCTGCCTTTCACCCTGCTGGCTTCGCTGCTATTGCTGCAACCGGTCAAAGGCGCCGTCGTCGGATTGCAATGGGCATTCCGGATGCACGGCTTCGACGAAACCAACCCCGATCACTGA
- the rnr gene encoding ribonuclease R gives MSKPRDAKFPDKATLLAFIRAHPGKIGTREIAREYGLKNADRAELKRMLRELADGGSIRKSGRRKVSEPATLPPTLLADIVSRDADGELIATPSEWDEQDGDAPKIRIHTPRRIKPGTAAGVGDRALLHVETADPREGGPAYVGRVIRVLERGKARILGIFRALPQGGGRMVPVDKKQAGRELNIAAHDAGGAQDGDLVSVDLIRTRGYGLASGRVKERLGSLASEKAISLIAIHTHDIPQEFSTSAIRESEAAEPATLKGREDWRDLPLVTIDPPDAKDHDDAVHAEPDPDPNNKGGVILHVAIADVAYYVRPGSALDRDALRRGNSVYFPDRVVPMLPERISNDLCSLKPGEPRGALAVRMVIDAQGRKRSHSFHRMLMRSAAKLSYAQAQAAIDGKPDDVTGPLLETILKPLYDAYAVVKRGRDERDPLDLDLPERKIILKPDGTVDRVIVPERLDAHRLIEEFMILANVAAAEMLEKKALPLIYRVHDEPSVEKVHNLVDFLKTLDMSFAKGGALRPAQFNRILAMVKGEDSEPLVNEVVLRSQAQAEYAAENYGHFGLNLRRYAHFTSPIRRYADLVVHRALIRALDLGDGALPPSETTETLAEVAAQISLTERRAMKAERETVDRLIAHHLADRIGATFQGRVSGVTKAGLFVKLSDTGADGLIPIRSLGDEYFNYDETRHALIGSRSGAMHRLGDVVDVKLVEAAPVAGALRFELVSNANVEFTHRKTGRKTKGTSKAKLKTESGKPARAKPGRAKARKAAKPKQKTKSGRGKR, from the coding sequence GTGAGCAAACCGCGCGACGCGAAGTTTCCGGACAAGGCCACCCTCCTCGCCTTCATCCGCGCCCACCCCGGCAAGATCGGCACCCGGGAGATCGCGCGCGAATACGGCCTGAAGAACGCCGATCGCGCCGAACTGAAGCGAATGCTGCGCGAGCTCGCCGACGGCGGCAGCATCCGCAAGAGCGGCCGCCGCAAGGTCTCGGAGCCGGCGACGCTGCCCCCGACCTTGCTGGCCGACATCGTCTCGCGCGACGCCGACGGCGAACTGATCGCCACGCCGTCCGAATGGGACGAGCAGGACGGCGACGCGCCGAAGATCCGCATCCACACGCCGCGCCGGATCAAGCCGGGCACCGCGGCCGGCGTCGGTGATCGCGCACTGCTGCATGTCGAGACTGCCGATCCGCGCGAGGGTGGTCCCGCTTATGTCGGCCGCGTCATCCGTGTGCTGGAGCGCGGCAAGGCGCGGATCCTCGGCATCTTCCGCGCGCTGCCGCAGGGCGGCGGCCGGATGGTGCCGGTCGACAAGAAACAGGCCGGCCGCGAACTCAACATCGCGGCGCACGATGCCGGCGGCGCGCAGGATGGCGATCTCGTCAGTGTCGATCTGATCCGCACCCGCGGCTATGGCCTCGCCTCCGGCCGCGTCAAGGAACGGCTCGGCTCGCTCGCCAGCGAAAAAGCGATCAGCCTGATCGCGATCCACACCCACGATATCCCGCAGGAATTCTCCACCTCCGCGATCCGCGAGTCCGAAGCCGCGGAGCCGGCGACGCTGAAGGGCCGCGAAGACTGGCGCGACCTGCCGCTGGTGACGATCGATCCGCCGGACGCCAAGGATCACGACGACGCGGTCCATGCCGAGCCGGACCCCGACCCCAACAACAAAGGCGGCGTTATCCTGCATGTCGCGATCGCAGACGTCGCCTACTACGTGCGGCCCGGCTCGGCGCTCGATCGCGATGCGCTGCGCCGCGGCAATTCGGTGTACTTTCCCGATCGCGTCGTGCCGATGCTGCCGGAGCGGATCTCCAACGACCTGTGCTCGCTGAAACCGGGTGAGCCCCGCGGCGCCCTCGCGGTCCGCATGGTGATCGACGCGCAGGGGCGCAAGCGCTCGCATTCGTTCCACCGCATGCTGATGCGCTCGGCCGCGAAGCTGAGCTACGCGCAGGCGCAGGCGGCGATCGACGGCAAGCCCGACGACGTCACCGGCCCGCTGCTCGAAACCATCCTGAAGCCGTTGTACGACGCCTATGCGGTGGTCAAGCGCGGCCGCGACGAGCGCGATCCGCTCGACCTCGATCTGCCCGAGCGCAAGATCATCCTGAAGCCGGACGGCACCGTCGACCGCGTGATCGTGCCGGAGCGGCTCGATGCGCACCGGCTGATCGAGGAGTTCATGATCCTCGCCAACGTCGCAGCCGCCGAGATGCTGGAGAAGAAGGCGCTGCCGCTGATCTACCGGGTGCACGACGAACCCAGCGTCGAGAAGGTCCACAACCTCGTCGACTTCTTGAAGACGCTGGATATGTCGTTCGCCAAAGGCGGCGCGCTGCGGCCGGCGCAGTTCAACCGCATCCTGGCGATGGTCAAAGGCGAGGACTCCGAGCCGCTGGTCAACGAGGTGGTGCTGCGCTCGCAGGCGCAGGCCGAATATGCGGCCGAAAACTACGGCCATTTCGGCCTGAACTTGCGCCGCTACGCGCATTTCACCTCGCCGATCCGGCGCTACGCCGACCTCGTCGTGCACCGCGCGCTGATCCGCGCGCTCGATCTCGGCGACGGCGCGCTGCCGCCGAGCGAGACCACCGAGACGCTGGCGGAAGTCGCCGCGCAAATCTCGCTCACCGAGCGCCGCGCGATGAAAGCCGAGCGCGAGACCGTCGACCGGCTGATCGCGCATCACCTCGCCGACCGGATCGGCGCCACGTTCCAGGGCCGCGTCTCCGGCGTCACCAAGGCCGGGCTGTTCGTCAAGCTGAGCGACACCGGCGCCGACGGGCTGATTCCGATCCGCTCGCTCGGCGACGAGTATTTCAACTACGACGAAACCCGCCACGCGCTCATCGGCTCGCGCAGCGGGGCCATGCACCGGCTGGGGGATGTGGTCGACGTCAAGCTGGTGGAAGCTGCGCCGGTGGCCGGCGCGCTGCGGTTCGAGCTGGTGAGCAATGCCAACGTCGAATTCACGCACCGCAAGACTGGACGCAAGACCAAGGGGACAAGCAAGGCCAAGCTGAAAACCGAGAGCGGCAAGCCGGCCCGCGCCAAGCCCGGACGGGCGAAAGCGCGGAAAGCAGCCAAGCCGAAACAAAAAACCAAGTCCGGGAGAGGAAAACGCTGA
- a CDS encoding NUDIX hydrolase, with protein MTESATRTEPKVEQDHQEASHHPYFRPKDAATLILVDRSASTPKVLVGKRHDNVVFMPGKFVFPGGRVDKSDVRVPVAAPIPPELEANLLKGSPKTTPSRARALAIAAIREACEETGLCLGCRTEAKATLAGPWQPFAEAGLLPDPSGLFLIARAITPPGRIKRFDTRFFTADASAIAHRVDGVVHADAELVELVWVELGSKPLADLHPMTKNVLGELDRRLATGPLRHDAALPFFHFYGGKMQKDMLPGG; from the coding sequence ATGACCGAATCCGCCACACGGACCGAGCCGAAGGTCGAGCAGGATCACCAGGAAGCCAGCCACCACCCGTATTTCCGCCCCAAGGACGCAGCGACGCTGATCCTGGTCGATCGCAGCGCCTCGACGCCGAAAGTGCTGGTCGGCAAGCGCCACGACAACGTGGTGTTCATGCCCGGCAAGTTCGTGTTTCCCGGCGGCCGCGTCGACAAGAGCGACGTCCGCGTCCCGGTCGCGGCGCCGATCCCGCCCGAGCTGGAAGCCAATCTGCTGAAGGGCAGCCCGAAGACTACGCCTTCTCGCGCCCGCGCCCTTGCGATCGCGGCGATCCGCGAAGCCTGCGAGGAGACCGGACTGTGCCTCGGCTGCAGGACCGAGGCCAAAGCGACACTGGCCGGCCCGTGGCAGCCGTTCGCCGAAGCCGGCCTGCTGCCCGATCCCTCCGGCCTGTTCCTGATCGCGCGCGCCATCACCCCGCCCGGCCGGATCAAGCGGTTCGACACCCGGTTCTTCACCGCCGATGCCTCGGCGATCGCGCACCGCGTCGACGGTGTGGTGCATGCCGATGCCGAGCTGGTCGAGTTGGTGTGGGTCGAGCTCGGCTCCAAGCCGCTCGCCGATCTGCATCCGATGACCAAGAACGTGCTCGGCGAACTCGATCGCCGGCTTGCCACCGGTCCGCTGCGCCACGATGCCGCGCTGCCGTTCTTCCACTTCTACGGCGGCAAGATGCAGAAGGACATGCTGCCGGGCGGCTGA
- a CDS encoding helix-turn-helix domain-containing protein, which produces MALVELYEAKRWPIAIGEDQDPVDVLQYAIDELGHTQTELAELLGSRSRASEVLSRRRALTVEMIRKIAEAWKIPADLLVRPYKTERAA; this is translated from the coding sequence TTGGCGCTGGTCGAGCTTTATGAAGCGAAACGGTGGCCGATCGCGATTGGCGAAGATCAGGACCCGGTCGATGTATTGCAATACGCCATCGACGAACTCGGACATACGCAGACTGAGTTGGCCGAACTTCTCGGCTCGCGGTCGCGAGCGTCCGAGGTGCTGTCGCGTCGTCGCGCGCTCACCGTCGAGATGATCCGCAAGATCGCAGAGGCGTGGAAGATCCCTGCCGACCTGCTGGTGCGACCATACAAGACCGAACGTGCCGCCTGA
- the rpmG gene encoding 50S ribosomal protein L33, whose protein sequence is MAKAVTIKIKLVSTADTGFYYVTKKNSRTMTDKMVKKKYDPVARKHVEFKEAKIK, encoded by the coding sequence ATGGCCAAGGCGGTCACCATCAAGATCAAGCTCGTGTCGACGGCCGACACCGGGTTCTATTACGTGACGAAGAAGAACTCGCGCACCATGACCGACAAGATGGTCAAGAAGAAGTACGATCCGGTCGCGCGCAAGCACGTCGAGTTCAAGGAAGCCAAGATCAAGTAA